The nucleotide sequence TAAAACAATATGTCAATAGCTTGTAATcaaacacatttatattgatATTATACATCCCAaggaataaattaaaatacatcTTTTGGCAGTTAGTACCTTTGATAAAAATCAAGTAAGCTGCATTGAGTTTCTGAACACTTGATTTCCAGAAGCAATGGCAAGGACCCCATAAAACTTTTGCAACATGCACAAAGATCAAAAGAGCACTGGTCATTGCCTTCTAAGCTTATCGCAACCAACTAATAGTAAATACTTAAGCAACATCTTGGAACCACAAGACTATAGTACAAAGCTATACTTAGCTGCATCTCTGACCAACCGCAATAGCGATAAGACTCAAAAGACATGGATTACAAAAGAGTTCATGAAGTTTATTGCATATTTAGCGCCCTCGGGGCGTGATAATAGAAAAAATTACATAAGATAAGAAATAAGAAAGTGCGGGTTCATTTACATCTCCACGTAAGTGGGCATGGTCATGACACCGCAGTTGTTCTTCTTTGCCGACATCAGGATGTAGCCATCGTTGCCCCAGTAGGTGGACCACGAGTTCTTCACCAACCAGTAGTCCTCTCCGTTAATGCTTCCATATCCAACTGCCAGTACGGCGTGATCCAGACCATCCACATCATTCTTGCACGTGGGCTCATAGTAAACTCCGTGCGAGTAGAAACTAAATGTCTTTGGAGACGCATCGATGGCCACCGAAAGAGGTCCGTGCTTGAGCAGGGCCAGCTTGAAGGCATTGGGATCGTTGGATGTTACGTTCACGAATCCCTTGATGGGAGCCACCAGGGTCACATTGTTGGCGTGACAGTAGCCATCCTGTCCCAGATAAGGGCCGTACTCCTCCTCCGTGGGCACTCCGCCGGACTGCAGCATCCACTGGTACACGCGGAAGTCCTCGCCACCATCGCAGCCATTGTTGCCGAAGGCCCAGGAGCAGTCAATCAGGGCCTGCTGGGAAAGCCGGACGAGATTGCCGCCGTTCTTCAGGAAGAAAGCGCCCTCCAAGTGGCCAATGGTGCCGAAGGACCAGCAGGATCCGCACACAGATTGATCTGAAAGGAGTTCAAAGATCAAAAGTATAATTAAATTGGTGTAAGATGAAATAGTTGGCTGACTTGCCATGGATTATTGTATAATATATGTACGGTTCCTtagtaaataattaaaattagaaCTTGCACCCACCTTTCACCGGAGTGACAGCGCCGTATAGTCGCCAATCGTACTGGTCGGGGATGTCATCCTGGTATTTGGGCACATCGTAGGGGAAAGGCTTGCCGGTGTTGTAAACGCCAGAGGATTTGTAACCACGACGAGCCTTCAGCTCCTCCTCGGTCTTATCGGCCAGGTGATTCACGGCCAGCGTGTAGGTGAGCTTGGCTCGGTTCTTGGAGTGAATGTAGCGCAGGTTCTGGCGGAAAATATTCTTGCGGTGCTCGTGCTCCTTGTCGCTGGGATAGGCAACTCCATGCTTGCGCTTGAAGTGGTGGAAGGCCTTGTCCACATGCTCATCGGTTCCGGTTATGAACTCCTGCATGGGATTGAAGGTGGCATAGTGACCGGTGCCGGGACCTGGGAATCCAACGCACTGCAGGCTGTCATCGATCTCGAACACCTCGTTGGGGATATCATCATGTTCGTAGCTGTCGTAGTCCAGGTAGTAATGATCGTAGTGGGATCCCAGCAGGGTGTTATAGCCCCGCATCTCGTAGCGCACGGGAATGGGCATGCGACTGGAGGGATAGTGCGGCGACTTCTTGTACCTCACCCACAACGTATAGACGTTCTTCTTCTGGCCAATGGTCTCCTCCAGCCGGAACTTGTCGCAGGTGTAGCCCAAAAAGCTCTCTGTGCCCACCAGACTGAAGGGCTTCGCGTCGGGCAGGATGCTCTGGATCTCGACGGACTGGTCGGCGGTACCGTTCACTTGCAGGCAGGTCAGCTTGTTCTCCTCCGTCTTGGTGGTGATCGGAGCCAGTTTCAGCAGGGTTCCGTACTGTCCCTCCCCGGCCAGCTGGTACGTCTTCACCATTCCGCCGTAGTAGTCGATGCGGGATCGTTTAGTATTCTTGTCATACCAGGCGT is from Drosophila suzukii chromosome 3, CBGP_Dsuzu_IsoJpt1.0, whole genome shotgun sequence and encodes:
- the CtsK1 gene encoding digestive cysteine proteinase 1, with amino-acid sequence MQVFLAFALLAGLALSADATNPPKWDPNYIVKGTLYIPYAEIAEPFYAWYDKNTKRSRIDYYGGMVKTYQLAGEGQYGTLLKLAPITTKTEENKLTCLQVNGTADQSVEIQSILPDAKPFSLVGTESFLGYTCDKFRLEETIGQKKNVYTLWVRYKKSPHYPSSRMPIPVRYEMRGYNTLLGSHYDHYYLDYDSYEHDDIPNEVFEIDDSLQCVGFPGPGTGHYATFNPMQEFITGTDEHVDKAFHHFKRKHGVAYPSDKEHEHRKNIFRQNLRYIHSKNRAKLTYTLAVNHLADKTEEELKARRGYKSSGVYNTGKPFPYDVPKYQDDIPDQYDWRLYGAVTPVKDQSVCGSCWSFGTIGHLEGAFFLKNGGNLVRLSQQALIDCSWAFGNNGCDGGEDFRVYQWMLQSGGVPTEEEYGPYLGQDGYCHANNVTLVAPIKGFVNVTSNDPNAFKLALLKHGPLSVAIDASPKTFSFYSHGVYYEPTCKNDVDGLDHAVLAVGYGSINGEDYWLVKNSWSTYWGNDGYILMSAKKNNCGVMTMPTYVEM